Proteins from a genomic interval of Ptychodera flava strain L36383 chromosome 7, AS_Pfla_20210202, whole genome shotgun sequence:
- the LOC139136434 gene encoding beta-galactoside alpha-2,6-sialyltransferase 2-like has protein sequence MANYNYSHDAVLRFNYAPTKGYESYVGGKTTLRVVNNKVFRQKNLRKILEKLDEDVPLVSWREGPYNANMHKWYTDGKSVFCNYAKWHYMHPSQPVHILRLETIWRLWDVVQEFSDEELSESPLTSGFLGIHLMLHLCEEVHVYGYIPQKHERYCYYYEKCCLLCGWLLFDTHPRDPEKAVSKRLHAGKEDDILNKRIITMKGYSKYNCKKDRKHSGER, from the exons ATGGCAAATTATAACT ATTCACACGATGCTGTGCTGCGTTTTAACTATGCACCCACGAAGGGATATGAAAGTTATGTTGGTGGCAAAACAACGCTACGAGTCGTCAACAACAAAGTATTCAGACAAAAGAATTTAAGAAAAATCCTTGAGAAGTTGGATGAAGATGTTCCCCTTGTGTCTTGGAGAGAAGGGCCCTACAATGCTAATATGCACAAG TGGTACACAGATGGCAAGTCAGTCTTCTGTAATTACGCCAAGTGGCATTACATGCATCCGTCTCAACCCGTCCACATACTGCGACTTGAAACAATATGGAGACTCTGGGACGTTGTTCAAGAATTCAGCGATGAAGAGTTGAGCGAGTCTCCCCTCACATCTGGCTTTTTAG GAATTCATCTCATGTTGCACCTTTGCGAAGAGGTTCACGTGTACGGTTACATTCCACAAAAACACGAACGGTACTGTTACTACTACGAGAAATGCTGCCTGCTATGTGGATGGCTGCTCTTCGACACCCATCCAAGAGATCCTGAGAAAGCAGTTTCAAAGAGACTGCACGCTGGCAAAGAAGATGACATTCTCAATAAACGGATAATTACAATGAAAGGATACTCAAAGTATAATTGCAAGAAAGACAGAAAACATAGCGGTGAGAGATAG
- the LOC139136433 gene encoding probable serine/threonine-protein kinase pats1 yields the protein MGEDSDVLFSLWDFAGQSVYYITHQVFLASRVIYILVTDLTKSLNDTLPVDNGDEWAVSEFLSFWMNSIHTHARPGSDVQLQQLNGSDKSVAAPPVVVLGTKKDLLLHDKNIRNIDDEATKRLLEIEEYLRKHAPKAVNAHIVDTIALDNRSTKGFFRKTVADPAVDALQQLIQKLAMEYFFCGEVQAKWLLFEISLRKQPKQKMSLDEVKALGRQFEMEEAEIMEALAFYHDIGEILYFKAIPELNETVIVDVAWLVNLFKILITQDISGKEKLSYTPKIRSLLEELHREGRLHEELVDHLLEVHHRGEDKVILLSIMGMYDILCEMPVKPGEKCVYYLPSLLQKDADDEKGIIVPADHSSYCQLYYHFKGNFLPEGLFYRLIIRCLRYWSAQGNAVVMRKHKARIFIERHQFHLTICKEGSDIQLQVLIPSRGKHSIQLQPKDLRDIRLVVENGLDHLISTYTPGLSYQASVKCTCGNHVIGALLPGAEDVDDRCLPISGNTTKVLCPISALPSQDPDLDIWSLTESRRERTGLDPLSDFFHTLQEELTDGDTRHMINLLTPKQISQRDAQKLNTPFDVFNDLRQKGFLSENDLELLKKVFRKMRKATLVVRIDEYLRDKGH from the exons ATGGGTGAAGACTCCGATGTTCTATTCAGTTTATGGGATTTTGCCGGACAAAGTGTATATTATATCACTCACcag gtatTTCTTGCCAGTCGGGTCATATACATTCTAGTAACTGATCTCACCAAGTCTCTCAATGATACTTTGCCGGTCGATAACGGTGACGAGTGGGCTGTAAGTG AATTTCTTTCCTTTTGGATGAACTCAATTCATACCCATGCAAGGCCTGGATCAGATGTTCAGTTACAGCAATTGAATGGAAGTGATAAGAGCGTAGCTGCACCACCAGTCGTCGTTTTAGGAACAAAGAAAGACCTCCTGCTACAT GATAAGAACATCAGAAATATTGATGACGAAGCTACGAAACGCCTTCTTGAGATCGAAGAATACTTGAGAAAGCATGCTCCTAAAGCAGTTAACGCCCATATTGTCGATACGATTGCACTCGATAACAGGTCGACAAAAGGATTTTTTCGTAAGACCGTTGCAGATCCAGCAGTAGACGCCCTTCAACAGTTGATACAGAAGCTAGCAATGGAATACTTTTTTTGTGGTGAAGTACAAGCGAAGTGGTTACTTTTCGAAATTTCGTTGAGGAAACAGCCAAAACAGAAGATGTCACTAGACGAAGTGAAGGCACTTGGAAGGCAATTTGAAATGGAAGAAGCTGAAATTATGGAAGCCCTCGCATTCTATCATGACATTGGAGAAATACTCTACTTCAAGGCAATACCTGAGCTGAATGAAACTGTAATAGTGGATGTAGCCTGGCTGGTTAACCTTTTCAAGATACTGATTACCCAAGACATTTCAGGCAAGGAAAAACTAAGTTATACTCCAAAAATAAGGAGCCTACTTGAAGAGTTGCATCGCGAGGGACGGTTACATGAAGAATTGGTTGACCATCTCCTAGAAGTTCATCACAGGGGAGAAGACAAGGTGATACTTCTGTCAATCATGGGAATGTATGACATACTGTGCGAGATGCCAGTAAAACCTGGAGAAAAGTGCGTTTACTACCTACCGAGCCTGCTTCAAAAAGATGCAGACGATGAAAAGGGCATCATTGTTCCAGCAGACCACTCATCGTACTGTCAGCTTTATTACCATTTCAAGGGCAATTTCCTGCCTGAAGGCCTCTTTTACCGTTTGATTATTCGATGTCTGAGATATTGGTCAGCACAAGGCAATGCAGTCGTTATGAGAAAACACAAGGCACGCATATTCATCGAGCGCCATCAGTTCCACCTAACCATTTGCAAAGAAGGTTCTGATATCCAGTTGCAGGTACTGATTCCATCTCGTGGAAAACACTCAATACAACTACAGCCGAAGGACTTAAGAGACATAAGACTCGTGGTTGAAAATGGATTGGATCACCTTATAAGTACATACACTCCTGGCTTGAGCTACCAAGCTTCCGTGAAGTGTACGTGTGGAAATCACGTAATTGGAGCACTACTACCTGGTGCAGAAGACGTAGACGATCGATGTCTTCCAATCTCAGGGAACACAACAAAAGTTTTATGTCCAATAAGTGCTCTGCCATCACAGGATCCTGATTTGGATATTTGGTCTCTGACAG AATCTAGAAGGGAACGAACAG GTCTAGATCCACTGTCGGATTTCTTCCACACTCTTCAAGAGGAGCTGACAGACGGTGACACACGTCACATGATCAACCTCTTAACACCTAAACAAATCAGTCAGCGAGATGCACAGAAACTCAATACACCGTTTGATGTCTTCAACGATCTACGACAGAAGGGCTTCCTGTCAGAAAATGACCTGGAACTTCTTAAGAAGGTATTCCGTAAAATGCGCAAAGCAACACTGGTAGTCCGTATTGATGAATATCTGCGGGATAAGGGACATTAA